One Mycobacteroides abscessus ATCC 19977 genomic window carries:
- a CDS encoding M23 family metallopeptidase, which translates to MTQHRAIRTRGGRGAELSENEITNIVPIDEFGLSDALERPELEDYDVYEDAPEEGAEIEDQTALDQLEQDWEEDTDEADRIRASIEATADWFAASAARTRDPRDTPTDKLPRISSGGVHRRREIGQVGKTRLALAAMAAGAAAAAGYNALSEHDAATAADHHGLALGNSAAVMATHGPQLVSAPLATDASVTDEQLAKATAFATERADREKRLLAPRFVMPTNGTFTSGFGYRWGALHGGIDIANSIGTPIVAAADGVVIATGPTAGYGAWVKIRHSDGTVTLYGHINTWEVSVGQRVMAGDRIATIGNRGNSTGPHLHFEVLLGGSQRIDPQGWLANKGLTFTRFGD; encoded by the coding sequence TTGACACAGCATCGAGCGATACGCACGCGTGGTGGCCGAGGCGCGGAACTAAGCGAGAACGAGATCACCAACATCGTGCCGATCGACGAGTTCGGCCTGAGTGACGCGCTGGAACGCCCCGAACTTGAGGACTACGACGTCTACGAAGACGCCCCGGAAGAGGGCGCCGAGATCGAGGACCAGACCGCTCTGGATCAGCTGGAGCAGGACTGGGAAGAAGACACCGACGAAGCCGACCGGATCCGCGCCTCTATCGAGGCCACCGCTGACTGGTTCGCCGCCTCTGCCGCACGCACCCGGGACCCTCGCGACACCCCCACCGACAAACTGCCCAGGATCAGCAGCGGGGGCGTACACCGTCGCCGTGAAATCGGGCAGGTAGGCAAGACACGCCTCGCGCTGGCTGCCATGGCCGCCGGTGCTGCCGCCGCGGCCGGATACAACGCGTTGAGCGAGCACGACGCCGCGACGGCCGCCGATCACCACGGCCTGGCTTTGGGTAACTCCGCTGCGGTGATGGCCACCCACGGCCCGCAGTTGGTCTCCGCGCCTCTCGCGACCGATGCGTCGGTAACCGATGAGCAGCTGGCGAAGGCCACCGCATTCGCGACCGAGCGTGCCGACCGCGAGAAGCGGCTACTGGCTCCCCGGTTCGTGATGCCCACCAACGGCACCTTCACCTCCGGCTTCGGCTACCGGTGGGGCGCGCTGCACGGTGGCATCGACATCGCCAACAGCATCGGCACCCCGATCGTGGCCGCCGCCGACGGCGTCGTCATCGCGACGGGCCCGACCGCCGGCTACGGCGCCTGGGTCAAGATCCGCCACTCCGACGGCACCGTGACCCTCTACGGCCACATCAATACCTGGGAAGTCTCGGTGGGCCAGCGGGTGATGGCGGGCGATCGCATCGCCACCATCGGTAACCGCGGTAACTCCACCGGTCCGCACCTGCACTTCGAAGTGCTGTTGGGTGGCTCGCAGCGCATCGACCCGCAGGGTTGGCTGGCCAACAAGGGCCTCACCTTCACTCGCTTCGGCGACTGA